A window of Actinomadura viridis genomic DNA:
GCTGCGCTTCCGCACCCCCGACGAGGGCCAGACCACCGTGGTCGACCTGCTGCGCGGCAAGCCGGTCTTCGAGAACGCCGTCCTGGAGGACTTCGTCATCGCCCGCGCCGACGGCTCGGTGACGTTCCTGCTCGCCAACGCCGTGGACGACATCAGCCAGGGCATCACGCACGTGGTGCGCGGCGAGGAGCACCTGTCCAACGCCCCCAAGCAGCAGCTGCTGTGGGAGGCGCTGGGCGCCGAGCCGCCCGTGTGGGCGCACGTCCCCGTGATCGTCAACGAGAAGCGGCAGAAGCTGTCCAAGCGCCGCGACAAGGTGGCGCTGGAGGACTACCAGGCCGAGGGCTACCTCGCCGAGGCCATGCGCAACTACCTGATGCTGCTGGGCTGGGCCCCGTCGGGCGACCGCGAGATCGTGCCGTGGGAGGTCATCGTCGAGGAGTTCCGGATCGAGGACGTCAACACCTCGCCCGCCTTCTTCGACGTCAAGAAGCTGCGCGCGATCAACGGCGAGTACGTCCGGGCGCTGCCGCCCGAGCGGTTCGAGGCCGAGTGCCTGCCGTTCCTGGAGGACGCGCCGTTCCCCGTCGACCGGGGGGTGTTCGCGCAGCTCGCGCCGCTGGCGCAGACCCGGGTGGCGGTGCTGTCGGAGATCGTGCCGATGGTCGACTTCGCGTTCCTGGACGAGCCGCCCTTCGACGAGCAGTCCTGGAACAAGGGCATGAAGGGCCCCGCCGCCGAGATCCTCGCCGCCGCCGAGGAGGCGTACCGCGACGCGCCCTGGGAGGCCGGGGAGCTCAAGGACCGCCTGGAGCGGGTGGGCACCGAGCACGGCCTCAAGCTGGGCAAGACCCAGGCGCCGGTCCGGGTGGCCGTCACCGGCCGCACGGTGGGGCTGCCGCTGTTCGAGTCGCTGGAGGTCCTGGGGCGGGAGCGCACGCTCGCCCGCCTCGCCGCCGCCCGCGAGAGGCTCGCCGCCCGGCCGTCGTCCTGACGTCCCCCGCACGCGCTGAGGGCCACGGCCGCGTCCATCGCGGCCGTGGCCCTTCGCCGTACGGGCTCAGTAGCTCAGGAGGGGGACTCCTCCGGGGCGTTCACGGTGGAGTGCAGGTCGGCGACCCGGCGGTCCAGCTCGTCGAACTCCTCGCGCAGCGTGGAGGGGATCCGCTTGGCCAGGATCTCCAGCTGCTCCTCCACCGACGACAGCCGCTCCGCCACCTCGGCGGCCGAACGGGCCGCGCCGCCCGCCTCGTCCCCGGGCACCTCGTCCCCGGGGGCGCCGGGCACCTTGCTGGGGTCGGTGGACGGCCGGGCCTGCAGCAGCGCGGCCTGCTCGCGCAGCAGCGCCGCCTGCTCGCGCAACAGCCCGGCCTGCTCACGCAGCTGCTTGTTCTTGTTGTGCAGCTCCACGAAGACCGACACCTTGGCGCGCAGCACCCACGGGTCGAACGGCTTGGAGATGAAGTCCACCGCGCCGGCCGCGTACCCGCGGAAGGCGTAGTCGGGATCGCTGTTCACGGCCGTCAGGAAGATGATCGGAAGATCGCGGGTCTTGCGGCGGCGCTTGATGTCGCGCGCCGTCTCGAACCCGTCCATCCCCGGCATGACCACGTCCAGCAGGATCACCGCGTACTCGTCGGTCAGCAGCGCCTTGAGCGCCTCCTCCCCGGAACGGGCCCGGACCAGGTCCTGATCGAGCGAGCTGAGAATGGCCTCCAGCGCGATGAGGTTCTCCTCGCGGTCGTCCACGAGCAGGATCTTCGCCTTGTCGTCCACGCTGGTCTTCTCCGATCCCTGTACCGGCTCACTCCCTGGGCGGGGCCCCCGCCCCGCCGTGATCATATTGTCGACGAGCCCCCGCGGGCTCAGCGGACGACGGACGGTTGCAGCCAGGTGCGCATGACGTCCAGAAGATGGTCCACGTCCACCGGCTTGGGCACGTAGTCCGACGCGCCGGAGGCCAGGCTCTTCTCCCGGTCGCCCTTCATCACCTTGGCCGTGATCACGATGATCGGCAGCTCGGCGAACTGCGGCATCTCCCTGATCGCGGCGGTCGTGGCGTAGCCGTCCAGGCCGGGCATCATCACGTCCATCAGTACCAGGGCCACGTCGGGGTTGCGGTGCAGCACGTCGATGCCGGCCTGGCCGTCCTCGGCGTACAGCACCTCCATCCCGTAGCCCTCCAGCACGCTGGTGAGCGCGAAGACGTTGCGGACGTCGTCGTCCACGATCAGGACCTTGCGGCCCGACAGCACCCGGTCCAGGAAGTCGGCGGGCGGCTCGTCCAGCAGCCCGCTGAGCGCCGGCCGGGCCTCGCCGGGCCGCTCACCGGACGGGGCGGCCCGCTCGCGCGGCGGCGCCGGGGCCGGCGCCTCGGCGGCGCTCCCGGGATCGGTGGCGCTCGCCGTCACCGCCGCGGGCACCGGCTCGTCCGGCAGCACCGAACGGCGCCGCCCGTCCGGCTCGGAGTACTGCGCGGGCAGGTACAGGGTGAACACGCTGCCCCGGCCCGGCTCGCTCTCGGCGTGGATCTCCCCGCCCAGGAGCCGCGCGATGTTGCGGCTGATCGACAGGCCCAGCCCGGTGCCGCCGTAGCGGCGGCTGGTGGTGCCGTCGGCCTGCTGGAACGCCTCGAAGATCACCTGGAGCTTGTCCGCGCTGATTCCGATCCCGGTGTCGATCACCTTGAACGCGATCACGTCCGGGGTGTTCCAGAGCGCGGGCAGCGTGAAGCTGATGTCGCCGGCCCGCTCGATCCGCAGCCGCACCTCGCCCTCGGCGGTGAACTTGACCGCGTTGGACAGCAGGTTGCGCAGCACCTGCTGCAGCCTCTGCTCATCGGTGTGCAGCAGCCCCGGCACCTCGGGGGAGACCTCCACCGCGAAGTGCAGCCCCTTGTCGACCGCCAGCGGCCGGAACGTGGCGTCCACGTAGTCGACCAGGCCCGAGACCGCCAGCCGCTGCGGGTGCAGCTCCATCTTCCCGGCCTCGACCTTGGCCAGGTCCAGGATGTCGTTGATCAGCTCCAGCAGGTCGGTGCCGGAGTCGTGGATGGTCTGCGCGAACTCCACCTGCTTGTCGGTGAGGTTGCCGCCCGGGTTCTCCGACAGCAGCTTGGCCAGCACCAGCAGGCTGTTGAGCGGCGTGCGCAGCTCGTGCGACATGTTGGCCAGGAACTCGGACTTGTACCGCGAGGAGATCGCCAGCTGCTCGGCGCGCTCCTCCAGGGTCCGCCGGGCCTGCTCGATCTGGAAGTTCTGGATCTCGATGGCGCGGTTCTGCTGGGCCAGCAGCGCCGCCTTCTCCTCAAGCTCGGTGTTGGAGTTGCGCAGCTCGCCCTGCTGGCGCTGCAGCTCGTCGGACCGCTCCTGCAACTCCTGGGCCAGCCGCTGCGACTCGGTCAGCAGCGCCTCGGTACGGGTGTTGGCGCTGATCGCGTTGAGCGTGACCCCGATCGTCTCGATCAGCTGCCGGAAGAAGGCCAGGTGCACGTCGGTGAACCGGGCGAAGGAGGCCAGCTCGATCGCGCCCAGCACCGAGTCCTCGAACATGATCGGCATCACGATGATGTTGACCGGCGCGGACTCGCCCAGACCCGAACCGATCTTGATGTAGTCGGCCGGGGCCTCGGTGATGAGCAGCGTCCGGTGCTCGGCCGCGGCCTGCCCCACCAGGCCCTCGCCCAGCGCGAACCGCATCGCGCCCGCCTGGCCCCGGCGGATCCCGTACCCGGCGATGAGCGCCAGCTCCAGCTCCTCGCCGGAGTACTCGGCCAGGTAGAACGCGCCGTACTGGGCGTTGGCGGTCGGCGTCAGCTCGCTCATGATCAGCTCGGCGACCTGCATCAGGTCGCGGTGCCCCTGCATCAGCCCGCCGATCCGGGCCAGGTTGGTCTTGAGCCAGTCCTGTTCCTCGTTGGCCCGGGTCGTCTCGCGCAGGGTGGCGACCATCAGGTTCACGTTGTCCTTGAGCTCGGCCACCTCCCCGCGCGCCTCGACGGTGATGTTGCGGGTCAGGTCGCCGGTGGCGACCGCGCTGGCCACCTCGCCGATCGCCCGCACCTGGGTGGTCAGGTTCCCGGCCAGCTCGTTGACGCTCTCGGTCAGCCGCTTCCAGGTGCCCGACACGCCCTCCACCTCGGCCTGGCCGCCCAGCCTGCCCTCGATGCCCACCTCGCGCGCCACCCGGGTGACCTCCGAGGCGAACGACGACAGCGTGTCGACCATGGTGTTCAGCGTGGTCTTCAGCTCCAGGATCTCGCCCTGGGCGTTCACGTCGATGCGCCGGGTCAGGTCGCCGTGCGCGACCGCGGTGGCCACCTGCGCGATGTTGCGGACCTGGTAGGTCAGGTTGGAGGCCATCCCGTTGACGTTGTCGGTCAGGTCCTTCCACATGCCGCCCGCGCCCGGCACCAGCGCCTGGCCGCCCAGCCGTCCCTCGGTGCCGACCTCGCGTGCCACGCGGGTGACCTCGTCGGCGAACGCCGACAGGGTGTCGACCATCGTGTTGATGGTGTCCTTGAGCTGGAGGATCTCGCCCTGGGCGTCGACGCTGATCTTCTTGGTCAGGTCGCCCTGCGCGACCGCGGTGGTGACCTGCGCGATCCCGCGGACCTGCGTGGTGAGGTTGTTCGCCATCGAGTTGACGTTGTCGGTCAGGTCCTTCCAGACCCCGCTGACCCCGTGCACCTTGGCCTGGCCGCCCAGCCGTCCCTCGGCGCCCACCTCCCGGGCCACCCGGGTCACCTGGTTGGCGAACGCCGACAGGGTGTCGACCATCGTGTTGATGGTGTCCTTGAGCTGGAGGATCTCGCCCTGGGCGTCGACCGTGATCTTCTTGGTCAGGTCGCCCTGCGCGACCGCCGTGGTCACCTGCGCGATGTTGCGGACCTGGTAGGTCAGGTTGGACGCCATCCCGTTGACGTTGTTGGTCAGGTCGCGCCACACGCCGCTCACCCCGGGGACCCGGGCCTGGCCGCCCAGGCGCCCCTCGGTGCCGACCTCGCGGGCGACGCGGGTGACCTCGTCGGCGAACGCCGACAGGGTGTCCACCATCTGGTTGACCGTCAGCTTCAGCTGCAGGATCTCGCCCTGCGCGTCCACGGTGATCTTCTTGCCCAGGTCGCCCTCGGCCACCGCGGTGGTGACCTGGGCGATGTTGCGGACCTGGTAGGTCAGGTTGTTGGCCATCGCGTTGACGTTGTCGGTCAGGTCCTTCCAGACCCCGCTCACGCCCCGCACGTTGGCCTGGCCGCCCAGCTGCCCCTCGGTGCCGACCTCGCGGGCGACGCGGGTGACCTCGTCGGCGAACGCCGACAGCTGGTCGACCATGGTGTTCACGGTGAGCTTCAGCTCCTGCAGCTCCCCGGTCGCCTCCACGGTCACCTTGCGGGTCAGGTCGCCCTTGGCGACCGCCGTGGTCACCTCGGCGATGTCGCGGACCTGGTCGGTCAGCCGGCCGGCCATCCCGTTCACCGCGGCGGTCACGTCCCGCCACCGGCCGGTCATCCCGCGCGCCGACGCCTGCCCGCCCAGCCGGCCCTCGGTGCCGACCTCCCGGGCGAACTGGGCGACCTCCCAGGTGAACTGGTCCAGCAGCTCCACCATGCCGTTGACCGACTTGCCCATGCGCAGCAGCTCGCCGCGCATGGGCCGGCCGCGCACCCGCAGCTCGACCCGCTGGTTGAGGTCGCCCTGCGCGACCGCCTCCACCACCTGGTACATGCCGGTGGCCAGGTCGGTCAGCTTGTCGATGATCGCGTTGGCGTCCTCGACGGCCGTCGCCCACGTGCCGCGCATCGCACCCGGCGCGATCCGGCCCCGCAGCTGGCCCTCCCGGCCGATCTCCCGCCGTACCCGGCTCAGGCCGCTGGCCAGCTGCTCGCCGTTCTCCCTGATCTCGTCCAGCAGCGCGGCGGCCTCCGCCACGGCGCCCTCGCCCGGAACGTCGATCTCGGTCCGGGTCTTGCCGTCCCGGACCGCGGCGAGCGCCTTCAGCAGCGGCGCGAGATCGGCGTCGCTGTAGCGGGGTGTGGTGTCACGGAAAGAGCCTCCGTTGTGACGGGTGCTGGGCGCGGTACGGGGCATGCGGTTCGACCTCCTGGCCCGCGATGTGGGTATACGGAAACCACGGATACCGTTTTCCGGGGCCGCACCCGTACTCTACGTCGCCGCGGGGCCGGGGACGGGCGGCGCGGGGACGGCGGAGCCGCGGGCACGGGCTTGTAGTCTTCGTGTTACCGTCTGTCGTGCCTACGGCGCGGTAGGTCTTCATTCCCCCGGAGACAGGGCGTTTCTGGCCGACTGGTGGACCAGTCTGTCACGATAGCCGGACCCGGGAGTACGCAAGCATCCGAGCAAGGGACGACTGTTGGAACGGCAGACGGTGTCGGCAAGCTTCCCGTCCGCCGCGACCTCCGTGGCGGACGCCCGCAGGTTCATCCGGCGGGTCCTCGCCGACTGGGGCATGGAGGAGGCCGCCGACGACGCCGTGCTGGCCACCAGCGAGCTGGCCACCAACGCCGTCGCCTACGCCGGCACCTCCTTCGAGGTCGCCTGCCGGCTGACCGCCGAGGGCGACATCCTCGTCGAGGTCCGCGACCTCCATCCCACCCGCTCGATCGCGATGCCCGGCATCAACGCCGCCAGCGGCCGGGGCCTGCCCTCGATCGCGCGGCTGGCGGCCTCCTGGGGCGTCACCTACGACCGCCGCACCAAGGGCGTCTGGTTCCGCCTCCAGCGGCCCGGCGGTTCCAACGGCGGCGCGCCGCAGCGCGTGAGTTCGGAGCGCAACGGCGCGGGCGGCGCGGCTCCGGCCGCCGGCCCCGCCGCCGAGGGCACGGCCCGCCCCGCCGCCGGGCCCGGTGAGAGCGCCGCCCGGGAGCCCGCGGGCACGGAGCCCGGTCCGGGGCCGCGCCAGGGCCGGAACGGGCGTGAGCGGCCCTCCCGCGGTCCCGGCCGCGGCGGGCACGACGAGGCGGCCACTCCGCCGCCCGGCGCGGGCGACCGGATGCTGCGCTCCCCGGCGGCCCGCGAGTCGCTGGAGAGCGCCGTCACCACCGTCCGCGACGCGCTCGACGCCGACTCCGCCGCCGTCCTGCTCACCGAACGCGACGGGCGGCTGGTCGTGGGCGCCTCCGCGGGCCTGCCCGCGGACCTGTCGCTGGGCGAGCTGTCGGTGGTCAACCTCGGCCCCGACGCCCGCGCCGGATCGCCCTGGGTGTCCTCCGACACCTCCGACCCCATCGCCGCCGCCCTGCGCGCCCGCTCGCTCGCCGCGGCCCCGCTGGAGGCCCAGGGGCGCCTCACCGGCGTGGTCGTCGCCCTCTCCTCCGCTCCGGACCGCTTCGAGGAGTCCGCCGCGGCCCGGCTCGGCCGCATCGCCGACGAGATGTCGCTCTCCCTGGAGAAGGCCCGGGTGGGGGAGCTGGAACGGTCCTGGCGCGGCTGGCTCAGCTTCGTCGCCGAGGCCAGCGACCTGCTGGCCGGCACCCTGGACCAGGAACGGACCATGGCGCTGGTCGCCCAGCTGGTGGTCCCCCGGCTGTCGACCTGGTGCGCGGTCTACACCGTCTCCGACGCGGGCCACGCCCGGCTCGCCTACGTGTGGCACGCCGACGAGACCCGCTCCGACGGCCTGCGCGACCTGCTCGAGCACGCCGACATGGACCCGCCCATGGACGCCCCCGGGCCCTGGAACGGCCTGGCCACCGCCCCGCCCGACGTCCGCGCCGCGGCCGGCTCCACCGCCTCCGACCAGGTCTACGCCTTCCCCCTCATCGCCCGCGGCCGCCGGATCGGCACCATCGTGATCGGCCGCCCGGCCGGCGACCGCTTCCCCCGCAGCGCGATCGAGCTGGCCGAGGAGCTCAGCCGCCGCGCCGCCCTGGCCGTCGACAACGCCCGGCTCTACTCCGAGCAGACCGCGATGAGCAGCGCCCTCCAGCGCAGCCTCCTGCCGCCCGCCATCCCCGACATCCCGGGCCTGGAGGTCGCGGTGGTGTACGAGCCCGCGGGCGAGGGCAGCGAGGTCGGCGGCGACTTCTACGACGTCTTCGAGACCACCGGACCGGGCAAGCCCGCCGGGACGGCGTCCCGCTGGCGCTTCGCCATCGGCGACGTGTGCGGCACCGGGCCCCAGGCCGCCGCCGTCACCGGGCTGGCCCGGCACGCGCTCCGCATCCTGGCCGCCGAGGGCATGTCCGTTCCCGACGTCCTGGCCCGGCTCAACCGGCTCATCCTCGCCGAGGGGGAGCGGGGCCGGCTGCTCACCCTCCTGCACGGCGAGATCGCGCCCCGGCCGCGCCGGGACGGCGTGTCGATCAAGCTGACCAGCGCCGGGCATCCGCCGCCGCTGGTGCTCGACCCCGACGGCACGGTGACCGAGGCCGCCTCGCCGCAACCCCTGCTGGGGGTCTTCGACGGGGTCGACTTCGGCACCGAGACCGTTCAGCTGCGTCGGGGGCAGGTGCTACTGTGCGTCACCGACGGAGTCACCGAGCGCCGTTCGGGGGCCCGGCTGCTCGGAGACGGGCACGGACTGGAGCAGATCCTGGCGGGCTGCACCGGGCTCAGCGCCGGCGCGGTCGCCGCGCGCATCCAGCGCGCGGTCCGCGACTTCGGACCGGAGCCCTCGGGGGACGACGTTGCCCTCATCGTTCTCCGGGCGTCATGATGGAGCTCAACGATCGGTAAGGTGGGGTGGCGTGGGGCTTGCCTTGCACACGACACGACAGGACGGCCGCGCGACGATCGCCGCGCGCGGCTCCATCGACCTGCATTCCTCGGACGAGCTGCGGACGCGGCTCACCGAGCTCGTCGACGCCGGCGAGCGACAGGTCGTGGTCGACCTGACCGCCGTGGACTTCTGCGACTCCTCGGGCCTGAACGTGCTCGTCCGCGCCTACAAGCACGCGCGGGCGCAGAACGCCACCCTCACCGTCACCGGGGCCTACGGGCGCGTGGAGAACGTCCTGCGCACCACGGGGCTGGACCGCTTCCTCATCGACGAGGGCGCGGCGGGGGAGGGGGCCGGATGACGGGCCGCCGCCGGGACCGGGCACCGCGCACCACGAGCGCCGGGTGACCGGCCCATGACCGAGACCACGCTCCGTGCCGCGCCGCAGACCGAAGCGGTGGAGTACGCCCGCCGCCTCGCCGCCCGCACCATGCGCACCTGGGCCCTGATGGAACGCGAGGAGCTGGTGACGGCCATCGTCGCCGAGCTCGTCGCCAACGCGGTCCTGCACGCCGGCACCGCGCTGGAGCTGCGCCTGCTGCGCAGCCCGGGCCGGGTCCGCGTCGAGGTCCGTGACCGCGCCGCCCAGATGCCCCGGCTGACCGTCCCCGGCCCCCTCGACGAGTCGCACCGCGGCCTGTTCATCGTCGACCAGTTCGCCAGCGACTGGGGCGCCGACCCCGTCACCGGCGGCAAGGTGGTCTGGGCCGAGGTGAGCGTCTGACGGCCGCCCGGCCCGGGACGCCGCCCGCGAAGGGCGTGCCCCGGGCTCCGCGGGCGTCCGCTCAGTGGGTCTCGCGGTAGAGCTCGGCGACCATGAACGCCAGGTCCAGGGACTGGCCCCGGTTGAGCCGGGGGTCGCAGGCCGTCTCGTAGCGCTGGTGGAGGTCGTCCTCCTCGATCTGGTGCCCGCCGCCGACGCACTCGGTCACGTCGTCACCGGTGAACTCGATGTGGATGCCTCCGGGGTGGGTGCCCAGCGCCCGGTGCACCTCGAAGAAACCGGTGACCTCGTCCAGCACCGCGTCGAACCGGCGGGTCTTGTGGCCGCTGGGCGCCTCGAAGGTGTTGCCGTGCATCGGGTCGCAGATCCACGCCACCCGGGCCCCGCTCCGCTCGACCTTCTCGATCAGCGGCGGCAGCGCCTCCCGGATCCTCCCGGCGCCCATCCGGGTGATGAACGACAGCCGTCCCGGCTCTCGGTCGGGGTCGAGCCGGTCGATCAGCGCGAGCGCGTCGTCCGCGCTCGTGGTCGGACCCAGCTTCACCGCGATCGGGTTGCGGATGTGCCGCAGGAACTCCACGTGCGCCCCGTCCAGCTGCCGGGTGCGCTCGCCGAGCCACACCAGGTGGGCCGACACGTCGTAGGGCAGGCCGCTGAGGCTGTCGACCCGGGTCAGCGCCCGCTCGTACTCCAGCAGCAGCGCCTCGTGGCTGGAGTAGAACTCCACGCCGTGGAACTCGTCGGGGTTGGCCCCGCACGCCTTCATGAAGGTCAGCGCGCGGTCGATCTCGCCGGCCAGCTGCTCGTACCGCCGCCCCGCCGGGCTCTGCGCCACGAAGTCGCGGTTCCACGCGTGCACCTGGCGCAGGTCGGCGTACCCGCCCTTGGTGAACGCCCGGCACAGGTTCAGCGTCACTGCCGAGCAGTGGTAGGCCTTCAGGAGCCGCCACGGGTCGTTGCGGCGGGCGTCGGGGGTGAAGTCGAAGCCGTTGACCGCGTCCCCCCGGTAGGCGGGCAGCTCCAGGCCGTCCCGCACCTCCGACGGCTTGGAACGGGGCTTGGCGAACTGCCCCGCCATCCGGCCGATCTTGACCACCGGCACGCTGGCGGCGTAGGTGAGCACGACCGCCATCTGCAGCAGGGTCTTGAGCTTGTTCTTGACGGCGTCGGCGTTGGACCCTTCGAAGGTCTCGGCGCAGTCGCCGCCCTGCAGCACGAACGCCTCACCGCGGGCGACCTCGCCCAGGCGTGCCTTCAGCTGGTCGCACTCGCCGGCGAAGACCAGCGGGGGCTGTTTGGCGAGCTCTTCGACGACGGCCCGAACCTCGGCCGGATCGTCCCATTCGGGCTGTTGGAGTGCGGGGAGGTCGCGCCAGGCGTCGAGGTCCCCCGGTGTGTTCATGGCCATGTCGAGATCTACCTGCGAACGGTCGATGGTGTGGAATTCACTGCTGACGGCGGGCATCATCGCATGATCGGGACGGCATCCGTGAAGGCGGTCGTCCCCGATGCGCTCACGCTCGACAAGGCTAGGGCACCGACCGCGCCGCAGACCCGGTCACGGCCCCTACGGACGACCAAGCCGGCCCCAAGGCCCGAGAATCAAGGGCGAGAGGGAGAACGCAAGGGGCCGGGGGGACCGGCGGCCCGTGGGGCACGCCTCCGCCCGCCCGGGCGGCCCGGACCGTGCCGGACCGCCCCGTGCGGGCTGCGAGCGAAGACCTCAGGCGGCCTGGGACCGGGCGGCCTCGCGGACGGGCGCGCCCACCCGCTCGCCGTCCCGGCGCTCCGGACCGACCGCGGCGCCGGTGCCGGCCAGCGCGCGGCGCCCGGTGAGGTCGGCGTCGGTGGCGAGCTGGCGCAGGCGGCGCAGCGACCGGTCGGTGATCTGCCGCACCCGGTTGTGGCTCAGCCCGTACCGGGCGCCGATCTGCGCGTACGACTGCGGCTGCCCGCTGTCCATGCCGAACCGGGCCCGCAGGATCGCCGACTCGCGTTCGGGGAGCCGCTCCAGCAGGCGGCTCAGCCCCTCCAGGTCGTCCAGGGCCACGATCTCCGCCTCGGGCGTCACCGCCTCGGGGTCCTCCAGCAGGTCGCCCATCGGCGTCTCGCCGGATTCGTCCACGGTCGCGTCCAGGCTGGCCGGATCGCGGCGCCAGCGCATCAGCTCGTCGACATGCTCGGGCTCGGCACCGACCGCCTCGGCCAGCTCCTCGCGGGTCGGCTCCCGGCCCAGCTCGCGCCCCAGCTGCCGCTCGGCGCGGCGCAGCCGGGACAGCTCCTCCTCCACGTGGACCGGCAGCCGGATGGTCCGCGCGGTGTGGCTGAGCCCCCGCCCGATGGCCTGCCGGATCCACCATGTCGCGTAGGTGGAGAACTTGTAACCGCGGCGGTAGTCGAACTTCTCCACCGCGCGCATCAGCCCGAGGTTGCCCTCCTGAATGAGGTCGATCAGCGGCAGCGCGTCGGTCGGGTACTTGCGGGCGATCGAGACCACGAGCCGAAGGTTGGCCTCGACGAACCGGCGCTTGGCGCGCAGTCCCGCCTCGACGAGCTCTTCCAGCTCCTCCAGGGTGACGCCCTCGGGGGGCGTGCCCTGCTCCAGAAGCTGTTCGGCGTACAGGCCCCCCTCGATGGCCTTCGCCAGATCGACCTCCTCCACCGCGTCGAGCAGCGGCGTACGGCCGATCCGGTCGAGGTACG
This region includes:
- the gltX gene encoding glutamate--tRNA ligase, translated to MSSTSPSSNSSIRVRFAPSPTGLFHVGGARSALFNWVMAKQSGGTLVLRIEDTDASRNSPAWTEGIIRALAWLGMDGGEYEGPYFQSANADKHAGAARALLGAGRAYYCDCTREDVIARSGDQHRGYDGFCRDRGLQPGPGRALRFRTPDEGQTTVVDLLRGKPVFENAVLEDFVIARADGSVTFLLANAVDDISQGITHVVRGEEHLSNAPKQQLLWEALGAEPPVWAHVPVIVNEKRQKLSKRRDKVALEDYQAEGYLAEAMRNYLMLLGWAPSGDREIVPWEVIVEEFRIEDVNTSPAFFDVKKLRAINGEYVRALPPERFEAECLPFLEDAPFPVDRGVFAQLAPLAQTRVAVLSEIVPMVDFAFLDEPPFDEQSWNKGMKGPAAEILAAAEEAYRDAPWEAGELKDRLERVGTEHGLKLGKTQAPVRVAVTGRTVGLPLFESLEVLGRERTLARLAAARERLAARPSS
- a CDS encoding response regulator, with the protein product MDDKAKILLVDDREENLIALEAILSSLDQDLVRARSGEEALKALLTDEYAVILLDVVMPGMDGFETARDIKRRRKTRDLPIIFLTAVNSDPDYAFRGYAAGAVDFISKPFDPWVLRAKVSVFVELHNKNKQLREQAGLLREQAALLREQAALLQARPSTDPSKVPGAPGDEVPGDEAGGAARSAAEVAERLSSVEEQLEILAKRIPSTLREEFDELDRRVADLHSTVNAPEESPS
- a CDS encoding HAMP domain-containing protein, whose amino-acid sequence is MPRTAPSTRHNGGSFRDTTPRYSDADLAPLLKALAAVRDGKTRTEIDVPGEGAVAEAAALLDEIRENGEQLASGLSRVRREIGREGQLRGRIAPGAMRGTWATAVEDANAIIDKLTDLATGMYQVVEAVAQGDLNQRVELRVRGRPMRGELLRMGKSVNGMVELLDQFTWEVAQFAREVGTEGRLGGQASARGMTGRWRDVTAAVNGMAGRLTDQVRDIAEVTTAVAKGDLTRKVTVEATGELQELKLTVNTMVDQLSAFADEVTRVAREVGTEGQLGGQANVRGVSGVWKDLTDNVNAMANNLTYQVRNIAQVTTAVAEGDLGKKITVDAQGEILQLKLTVNQMVDTLSAFADEVTRVAREVGTEGRLGGQARVPGVSGVWRDLTNNVNGMASNLTYQVRNIAQVTTAVAQGDLTKKITVDAQGEILQLKDTINTMVDTLSAFANQVTRVAREVGAEGRLGGQAKVHGVSGVWKDLTDNVNSMANNLTTQVRGIAQVTTAVAQGDLTKKISVDAQGEILQLKDTINTMVDTLSAFADEVTRVAREVGTEGRLGGQALVPGAGGMWKDLTDNVNGMASNLTYQVRNIAQVATAVAHGDLTRRIDVNAQGEILELKTTLNTMVDTLSSFASEVTRVAREVGIEGRLGGQAEVEGVSGTWKRLTESVNELAGNLTTQVRAIGEVASAVATGDLTRNITVEARGEVAELKDNVNLMVATLRETTRANEEQDWLKTNLARIGGLMQGHRDLMQVAELIMSELTPTANAQYGAFYLAEYSGEELELALIAGYGIRRGQAGAMRFALGEGLVGQAAAEHRTLLITEAPADYIKIGSGLGESAPVNIIVMPIMFEDSVLGAIELASFARFTDVHLAFFRQLIETIGVTLNAISANTRTEALLTESQRLAQELQERSDELQRQQGELRNSNTELEEKAALLAQQNRAIEIQNFQIEQARRTLEERAEQLAISSRYKSEFLANMSHELRTPLNSLLVLAKLLSENPGGNLTDKQVEFAQTIHDSGTDLLELINDILDLAKVEAGKMELHPQRLAVSGLVDYVDATFRPLAVDKGLHFAVEVSPEVPGLLHTDEQRLQQVLRNLLSNAVKFTAEGEVRLRIERAGDISFTLPALWNTPDVIAFKVIDTGIGISADKLQVIFEAFQQADGTTSRRYGGTGLGLSISRNIARLLGGEIHAESEPGRGSVFTLYLPAQYSEPDGRRRSVLPDEPVPAAVTASATDPGSAAEAPAPAPPRERAAPSGERPGEARPALSGLLDEPPADFLDRVLSGRKVLIVDDDVRNVFALTSVLEGYGMEVLYAEDGQAGIDVLHRNPDVALVLMDVMMPGLDGYATTAAIREMPQFAELPIIVITAKVMKGDREKSLASGASDYVPKPVDVDHLLDVMRTWLQPSVVR
- a CDS encoding SpoIIE family protein phosphatase; this translates as MERQTVSASFPSAATSVADARRFIRRVLADWGMEEAADDAVLATSELATNAVAYAGTSFEVACRLTAEGDILVEVRDLHPTRSIAMPGINAASGRGLPSIARLAASWGVTYDRRTKGVWFRLQRPGGSNGGAPQRVSSERNGAGGAAPAAGPAAEGTARPAAGPGESAAREPAGTEPGPGPRQGRNGRERPSRGPGRGGHDEAATPPPGAGDRMLRSPAARESLESAVTTVRDALDADSAAVLLTERDGRLVVGASAGLPADLSLGELSVVNLGPDARAGSPWVSSDTSDPIAAALRARSLAAAPLEAQGRLTGVVVALSSAPDRFEESAAARLGRIADEMSLSLEKARVGELERSWRGWLSFVAEASDLLAGTLDQERTMALVAQLVVPRLSTWCAVYTVSDAGHARLAYVWHADETRSDGLRDLLEHADMDPPMDAPGPWNGLATAPPDVRAAAGSTASDQVYAFPLIARGRRIGTIVIGRPAGDRFPRSAIELAEELSRRAALAVDNARLYSEQTAMSSALQRSLLPPAIPDIPGLEVAVVYEPAGEGSEVGGDFYDVFETTGPGKPAGTASRWRFAIGDVCGTGPQAAAVTGLARHALRILAAEGMSVPDVLARLNRLILAEGERGRLLTLLHGEIAPRPRRDGVSIKLTSAGHPPPLVLDPDGTVTEAASPQPLLGVFDGVDFGTETVQLRRGQVLLCVTDGVTERRSGARLLGDGHGLEQILAGCTGLSAGAVAARIQRAVRDFGPEPSGDDVALIVLRAS
- a CDS encoding STAS domain-containing protein gives rise to the protein MHTTRQDGRATIAARGSIDLHSSDELRTRLTELVDAGERQVVVDLTAVDFCDSSGLNVLVRAYKHARAQNATLTVTGAYGRVENVLRTTGLDRFLIDEGAAGEGAG
- a CDS encoding ATP-binding protein; the protein is MTETTLRAAPQTEAVEYARRLAARTMRTWALMEREELVTAIVAELVANAVLHAGTALELRLLRSPGRVRVEVRDRAAQMPRLTVPGPLDESHRGLFIVDQFASDWGADPVTGGKVVWAEVSV